The proteins below are encoded in one region of Phyllopteryx taeniolatus isolate TA_2022b chromosome 11, UOR_Ptae_1.2, whole genome shotgun sequence:
- the chata gene encoding choline O-acetyltransferase isoform X1 — protein sequence MSLRKSESSKDCNATDGAPKLPLPVLKDTLDTYLRCVKHLLADEHFRKTQEAVKRFGAPGGLGELLHCKLLERREKKANWVYDYWLNDMYLSNRLALPVNSSPAMVFPLQNFTAPIDSLRFAANLISGILEYKSLLDAHALPAEYARGQPAGSPLCMEQYYRIFSSHRLPGRTRDTLVVRDGRATPDPEHVIVACKNQFFVLDVMIDFRHLNDRDLLTQLKRIAKMADNQDERQPPIGLLTSDGRTEWAEARAELIRESTNRDSLDQMERCLCLVCLDDGSKAKLTDAARAMSMLHGGGAAVSGGNRWYDKSMQFVVGADGCCGVVCEHSAFEGIVLVQCTEYLLKYMIRSPSEPVRAASVTELPAPRRLRWKCTPAVHQLLASSVDRLHRLVRNLDMNVHKFHHYGKELIKRLKMSPDAFIQVALQLAYYRCHGRAVSTYESASTRRFKDGRVDNIRSATPEALAFVRAMTDGNVSACDAKMELLQAAIAAQTKNSTLALMGLAIDNHLLGLREMAQDLKIEKPEIFQDEAYRISNEFILSTSQVPTTIEMFCCYGPVVPNGYGVCYNPQSDHFVFCVSSFRESPHTCSSQFVKSLERGLLNMRDLFHKCNLREPRQSPTLERPSEIPADRSKNQEALPLALVKTLSQTELQSGGKA from the exons ATGTCGCTTCGCAAGAGCGAGTCCTCCAAAGATTGCAATGCCACTGAC GGTGCGCCAAAACTGCCGCTGCCCGTGTTGAAGGACACATTGGACACCTACCTGAGATGTGTGAAACACCTGCTCGCTGACGAGCACTTCCGAAAAACCCAGGAGGCGGTGAAGCGCTTCGGCGCCCCCGGAGGTTTGGGGGAGCTACTGCACTGCAAactgctggagaggagggagaAAAAGGCCAACTGG GTGTACGACTACTGGTTGAACGACATGTACCTCAGCAACAGACTGGCGCTGCCGGTCAACTCCAGCCCCGCCATGGTGTTCCCGCTCCAGAATTTCACAGCTCCCATCGATTCTCTGAG GTTTGCTGCCAACTTGATCTCTGGAATTCTTGAGTACAAAAGTCTGCTTGATGC ACATGCGTTACCTGCCGAGTACGCCCGAGGTCAACCTGCCGGAAGCCCACTTTGTATGGAGCAGTACTATCGGATCTTTAGCTCCCACCGCCTGCCGGGCCGGACGAGGGACACGCTTGTGGTGCGCGACGGTAGAGCGACGCCAGACCCAGAACACGTCATTGTGGCTTGTAAGAACCAG TTTTTTGTGCTGGACGTGATGATCGATTTCCGGCATCTGAACGACCGAGACCTCCTGACCCAGCTGAAGAGGATTGCGAAAATGGCTGACAACCAAGACGAGCGCCAGCCGCCGATCGGTCTTCTCACCTCCGATGGCCGCACGGAGTGGGCGGAGGCTCGCGCCGAGCTCATAAGAG AGTCGACCAACAGGGATTCTTTGGACCAGATGGAACGCTGCCTGTGTTTGGTCTGTCTGGACGACGGCAGCAAGGCCAAGCTGACCGACGCCGCTCGGGCCATGTCGATGCTGCACGGGGGAGGAGCGGCCGTGAGCGGGGGCAACCGGTGGTACGACAAGAGCATGCAG TTTGTCGTAGGAGCTGACGGCTGCTGCGGAGTTGTGTGTGAGCATTCGGCGTTTGAAGGGATCGTTCTGGTGCAGTGCACGGAGTACCTTCTCAAATACAT GATCCGCAGCCCTTCCGAGCCGGTCCGGGCTGCGAGTGTGACCGAGCTGCCAGCACCGCGACGACTCCGCTGGAAATGTACCCCGGCTGTCCATCAACTCCTCGCCTCATCTGTGGACAGACTCCACAG GCTTGTGAGGAATCTCGACATGAACGTTCACAAGTTCCACCATTACGGGAAAGAATTGATCAAGAGGCTGAAAATGAGTCCAGATGCCTTCATTCAGGTGGCTCTTCAGCTGGCGTACTACAG ATGTCACGGCAGAGCAGTTTCCACCTATGAGAGCGCCTCCACACGTCGCTTTAAGGACGGCCGAGTGGACAACATTCGCTCGGCCACGCCGGAGGCCCTGGCCTTTGTTCGAGCAATGACCGACGGGAACGTGAGCGCATGT GATGCAAAGATGGAGTTGTTACAAGCCGCCATAGCAGCACAGACAAAGAATTCGACACTG GCTCTCATGGGGCTGGCAATAGACAATCACCTACTGGGATTACGCGAGATGGCACAAGATCTGAAGATTGAGAAGCCGGAGATTTTTCAAGATGAGGCCTATCGTATCAGTAATGAGTTCATTCTCTCCACAAGTCAG GTACCCACCACTATTGAGATGTTCTGCTGTTACGGACCCGTGGTCCCGAATGGATACGGGGTGTGCTACAACCCTCAGTCGGACCATTTTGTCTTCTGCGTTTCCAGCTTTAGGGAGAGTCCCCACACGTGCTCGTCACAATTTGTCAAAAGTCTGGAGCGGGGCCTATTAAACATGAGGGATTTGTTTCACAAATGCAATCTGCGTGAGCCAAGACAGAGTCCTACCCTGGAGCGACCCTCGGAGATCCCGGCTGATCGGAGCAAGAACCAGGAAGCGCTGCCACTTGCTCTTGTGAAGACACTGAGCCAGACCGAACTGCAATCGGGAGGTAAAGCGTAA
- the chata gene encoding choline O-acetyltransferase isoform X2 gives MSLRKSESSKDCNATDGAPKLPLPVLKDTLDTYLRCVKHLLADEHFRKTQEAVKRFGAPGGLGELLHCKLLERREKKANWVYDYWLNDMYLSNRLALPVNSSPAMVFPLQNFTAPIDSLRHALPAEYARGQPAGSPLCMEQYYRIFSSHRLPGRTRDTLVVRDGRATPDPEHVIVACKNQFFVLDVMIDFRHLNDRDLLTQLKRIAKMADNQDERQPPIGLLTSDGRTEWAEARAELIRESTNRDSLDQMERCLCLVCLDDGSKAKLTDAARAMSMLHGGGAAVSGGNRWYDKSMQFVVGADGCCGVVCEHSAFEGIVLVQCTEYLLKYMIRSPSEPVRAASVTELPAPRRLRWKCTPAVHQLLASSVDRLHRLVRNLDMNVHKFHHYGKELIKRLKMSPDAFIQVALQLAYYRCHGRAVSTYESASTRRFKDGRVDNIRSATPEALAFVRAMTDGNVSACDAKMELLQAAIAAQTKNSTLALMGLAIDNHLLGLREMAQDLKIEKPEIFQDEAYRISNEFILSTSQVPTTIEMFCCYGPVVPNGYGVCYNPQSDHFVFCVSSFRESPHTCSSQFVKSLERGLLNMRDLFHKCNLREPRQSPTLERPSEIPADRSKNQEALPLALVKTLSQTELQSGGKA, from the exons ATGTCGCTTCGCAAGAGCGAGTCCTCCAAAGATTGCAATGCCACTGAC GGTGCGCCAAAACTGCCGCTGCCCGTGTTGAAGGACACATTGGACACCTACCTGAGATGTGTGAAACACCTGCTCGCTGACGAGCACTTCCGAAAAACCCAGGAGGCGGTGAAGCGCTTCGGCGCCCCCGGAGGTTTGGGGGAGCTACTGCACTGCAAactgctggagaggagggagaAAAAGGCCAACTGG GTGTACGACTACTGGTTGAACGACATGTACCTCAGCAACAGACTGGCGCTGCCGGTCAACTCCAGCCCCGCCATGGTGTTCCCGCTCCAGAATTTCACAGCTCCCATCGATTCTCTGAG ACATGCGTTACCTGCCGAGTACGCCCGAGGTCAACCTGCCGGAAGCCCACTTTGTATGGAGCAGTACTATCGGATCTTTAGCTCCCACCGCCTGCCGGGCCGGACGAGGGACACGCTTGTGGTGCGCGACGGTAGAGCGACGCCAGACCCAGAACACGTCATTGTGGCTTGTAAGAACCAG TTTTTTGTGCTGGACGTGATGATCGATTTCCGGCATCTGAACGACCGAGACCTCCTGACCCAGCTGAAGAGGATTGCGAAAATGGCTGACAACCAAGACGAGCGCCAGCCGCCGATCGGTCTTCTCACCTCCGATGGCCGCACGGAGTGGGCGGAGGCTCGCGCCGAGCTCATAAGAG AGTCGACCAACAGGGATTCTTTGGACCAGATGGAACGCTGCCTGTGTTTGGTCTGTCTGGACGACGGCAGCAAGGCCAAGCTGACCGACGCCGCTCGGGCCATGTCGATGCTGCACGGGGGAGGAGCGGCCGTGAGCGGGGGCAACCGGTGGTACGACAAGAGCATGCAG TTTGTCGTAGGAGCTGACGGCTGCTGCGGAGTTGTGTGTGAGCATTCGGCGTTTGAAGGGATCGTTCTGGTGCAGTGCACGGAGTACCTTCTCAAATACAT GATCCGCAGCCCTTCCGAGCCGGTCCGGGCTGCGAGTGTGACCGAGCTGCCAGCACCGCGACGACTCCGCTGGAAATGTACCCCGGCTGTCCATCAACTCCTCGCCTCATCTGTGGACAGACTCCACAG GCTTGTGAGGAATCTCGACATGAACGTTCACAAGTTCCACCATTACGGGAAAGAATTGATCAAGAGGCTGAAAATGAGTCCAGATGCCTTCATTCAGGTGGCTCTTCAGCTGGCGTACTACAG ATGTCACGGCAGAGCAGTTTCCACCTATGAGAGCGCCTCCACACGTCGCTTTAAGGACGGCCGAGTGGACAACATTCGCTCGGCCACGCCGGAGGCCCTGGCCTTTGTTCGAGCAATGACCGACGGGAACGTGAGCGCATGT GATGCAAAGATGGAGTTGTTACAAGCCGCCATAGCAGCACAGACAAAGAATTCGACACTG GCTCTCATGGGGCTGGCAATAGACAATCACCTACTGGGATTACGCGAGATGGCACAAGATCTGAAGATTGAGAAGCCGGAGATTTTTCAAGATGAGGCCTATCGTATCAGTAATGAGTTCATTCTCTCCACAAGTCAG GTACCCACCACTATTGAGATGTTCTGCTGTTACGGACCCGTGGTCCCGAATGGATACGGGGTGTGCTACAACCCTCAGTCGGACCATTTTGTCTTCTGCGTTTCCAGCTTTAGGGAGAGTCCCCACACGTGCTCGTCACAATTTGTCAAAAGTCTGGAGCGGGGCCTATTAAACATGAGGGATTTGTTTCACAAATGCAATCTGCGTGAGCCAAGACAGAGTCCTACCCTGGAGCGACCCTCGGAGATCCCGGCTGATCGGAGCAAGAACCAGGAAGCGCTGCCACTTGCTCTTGTGAAGACACTGAGCCAGACCGAACTGCAATCGGGAGGTAAAGCGTAA
- the chata gene encoding choline O-acetyltransferase isoform X3, translated as MYLSNRLALPVNSSPAMVFPLQNFTAPIDSLRFAANLISGILEYKSLLDAHALPAEYARGQPAGSPLCMEQYYRIFSSHRLPGRTRDTLVVRDGRATPDPEHVIVACKNQFFVLDVMIDFRHLNDRDLLTQLKRIAKMADNQDERQPPIGLLTSDGRTEWAEARAELIRESTNRDSLDQMERCLCLVCLDDGSKAKLTDAARAMSMLHGGGAAVSGGNRWYDKSMQFVVGADGCCGVVCEHSAFEGIVLVQCTEYLLKYMIRSPSEPVRAASVTELPAPRRLRWKCTPAVHQLLASSVDRLHRLVRNLDMNVHKFHHYGKELIKRLKMSPDAFIQVALQLAYYRCHGRAVSTYESASTRRFKDGRVDNIRSATPEALAFVRAMTDGNVSACDAKMELLQAAIAAQTKNSTLALMGLAIDNHLLGLREMAQDLKIEKPEIFQDEAYRISNEFILSTSQVPTTIEMFCCYGPVVPNGYGVCYNPQSDHFVFCVSSFRESPHTCSSQFVKSLERGLLNMRDLFHKCNLREPRQSPTLERPSEIPADRSKNQEALPLALVKTLSQTELQSGGKA; from the exons ATGTACCTCAGCAACAGACTGGCGCTGCCGGTCAACTCCAGCCCCGCCATGGTGTTCCCGCTCCAGAATTTCACAGCTCCCATCGATTCTCTGAG GTTTGCTGCCAACTTGATCTCTGGAATTCTTGAGTACAAAAGTCTGCTTGATGC ACATGCGTTACCTGCCGAGTACGCCCGAGGTCAACCTGCCGGAAGCCCACTTTGTATGGAGCAGTACTATCGGATCTTTAGCTCCCACCGCCTGCCGGGCCGGACGAGGGACACGCTTGTGGTGCGCGACGGTAGAGCGACGCCAGACCCAGAACACGTCATTGTGGCTTGTAAGAACCAG TTTTTTGTGCTGGACGTGATGATCGATTTCCGGCATCTGAACGACCGAGACCTCCTGACCCAGCTGAAGAGGATTGCGAAAATGGCTGACAACCAAGACGAGCGCCAGCCGCCGATCGGTCTTCTCACCTCCGATGGCCGCACGGAGTGGGCGGAGGCTCGCGCCGAGCTCATAAGAG AGTCGACCAACAGGGATTCTTTGGACCAGATGGAACGCTGCCTGTGTTTGGTCTGTCTGGACGACGGCAGCAAGGCCAAGCTGACCGACGCCGCTCGGGCCATGTCGATGCTGCACGGGGGAGGAGCGGCCGTGAGCGGGGGCAACCGGTGGTACGACAAGAGCATGCAG TTTGTCGTAGGAGCTGACGGCTGCTGCGGAGTTGTGTGTGAGCATTCGGCGTTTGAAGGGATCGTTCTGGTGCAGTGCACGGAGTACCTTCTCAAATACAT GATCCGCAGCCCTTCCGAGCCGGTCCGGGCTGCGAGTGTGACCGAGCTGCCAGCACCGCGACGACTCCGCTGGAAATGTACCCCGGCTGTCCATCAACTCCTCGCCTCATCTGTGGACAGACTCCACAG GCTTGTGAGGAATCTCGACATGAACGTTCACAAGTTCCACCATTACGGGAAAGAATTGATCAAGAGGCTGAAAATGAGTCCAGATGCCTTCATTCAGGTGGCTCTTCAGCTGGCGTACTACAG ATGTCACGGCAGAGCAGTTTCCACCTATGAGAGCGCCTCCACACGTCGCTTTAAGGACGGCCGAGTGGACAACATTCGCTCGGCCACGCCGGAGGCCCTGGCCTTTGTTCGAGCAATGACCGACGGGAACGTGAGCGCATGT GATGCAAAGATGGAGTTGTTACAAGCCGCCATAGCAGCACAGACAAAGAATTCGACACTG GCTCTCATGGGGCTGGCAATAGACAATCACCTACTGGGATTACGCGAGATGGCACAAGATCTGAAGATTGAGAAGCCGGAGATTTTTCAAGATGAGGCCTATCGTATCAGTAATGAGTTCATTCTCTCCACAAGTCAG GTACCCACCACTATTGAGATGTTCTGCTGTTACGGACCCGTGGTCCCGAATGGATACGGGGTGTGCTACAACCCTCAGTCGGACCATTTTGTCTTCTGCGTTTCCAGCTTTAGGGAGAGTCCCCACACGTGCTCGTCACAATTTGTCAAAAGTCTGGAGCGGGGCCTATTAAACATGAGGGATTTGTTTCACAAATGCAATCTGCGTGAGCCAAGACAGAGTCCTACCCTGGAGCGACCCTCGGAGATCCCGGCTGATCGGAGCAAGAACCAGGAAGCGCTGCCACTTGCTCTTGTGAAGACACTGAGCCAGACCGAACTGCAATCGGGAGGTAAAGCGTAA
- the chata gene encoding choline O-acetyltransferase isoform X4, whose product MSLRKSESSKDCNATDGAPKLPLPVLKDTLDTYLRCVKHLLADEHFRKTQEAVKRFGAPGGLGELLHCKLLERREKKANWVYDYWLNDMYLSNRLALPVNSSPAMVFPLQNFTAPIDSLRFAANLISGILEYKSLLDAHALPAEYARGQPAGSPLCMEQYYRIFSSHRLPGRTRDTLVVRDGRATPDPEHVIVACKNQFFVLDVMIDFRHLNDRDLLTQLKRIAKMADNQDERQPPIGLLTSDGRTEWAEARAELIRESTNRDSLDQMERCLCLVCLDDGSKAKLTDAARAMSMLHGGGAAVSGGNRWYDKSMQFVVGADGCCGVVCEHSAFEGIVLVQCTEYLLKYMIRSPSEPVRAASVTELPAPRRLRWKCTPAVHQLLASSVDRLHRLVRNLDMNVHKFHHYGKELIKRLKMSPDAFIQVALQLAYYRCHGRAVSTYESASTRRFKDGRVDNIRSATPEALAFVRAMTDGNVSACDAKMELLQAAIAAQTKNSTLALMGLAIDNHLLGLREMAQDLKIEKPEIFQDEAYRISNEFILSTSQL is encoded by the exons ATGTCGCTTCGCAAGAGCGAGTCCTCCAAAGATTGCAATGCCACTGAC GGTGCGCCAAAACTGCCGCTGCCCGTGTTGAAGGACACATTGGACACCTACCTGAGATGTGTGAAACACCTGCTCGCTGACGAGCACTTCCGAAAAACCCAGGAGGCGGTGAAGCGCTTCGGCGCCCCCGGAGGTTTGGGGGAGCTACTGCACTGCAAactgctggagaggagggagaAAAAGGCCAACTGG GTGTACGACTACTGGTTGAACGACATGTACCTCAGCAACAGACTGGCGCTGCCGGTCAACTCCAGCCCCGCCATGGTGTTCCCGCTCCAGAATTTCACAGCTCCCATCGATTCTCTGAG GTTTGCTGCCAACTTGATCTCTGGAATTCTTGAGTACAAAAGTCTGCTTGATGC ACATGCGTTACCTGCCGAGTACGCCCGAGGTCAACCTGCCGGAAGCCCACTTTGTATGGAGCAGTACTATCGGATCTTTAGCTCCCACCGCCTGCCGGGCCGGACGAGGGACACGCTTGTGGTGCGCGACGGTAGAGCGACGCCAGACCCAGAACACGTCATTGTGGCTTGTAAGAACCAG TTTTTTGTGCTGGACGTGATGATCGATTTCCGGCATCTGAACGACCGAGACCTCCTGACCCAGCTGAAGAGGATTGCGAAAATGGCTGACAACCAAGACGAGCGCCAGCCGCCGATCGGTCTTCTCACCTCCGATGGCCGCACGGAGTGGGCGGAGGCTCGCGCCGAGCTCATAAGAG AGTCGACCAACAGGGATTCTTTGGACCAGATGGAACGCTGCCTGTGTTTGGTCTGTCTGGACGACGGCAGCAAGGCCAAGCTGACCGACGCCGCTCGGGCCATGTCGATGCTGCACGGGGGAGGAGCGGCCGTGAGCGGGGGCAACCGGTGGTACGACAAGAGCATGCAG TTTGTCGTAGGAGCTGACGGCTGCTGCGGAGTTGTGTGTGAGCATTCGGCGTTTGAAGGGATCGTTCTGGTGCAGTGCACGGAGTACCTTCTCAAATACAT GATCCGCAGCCCTTCCGAGCCGGTCCGGGCTGCGAGTGTGACCGAGCTGCCAGCACCGCGACGACTCCGCTGGAAATGTACCCCGGCTGTCCATCAACTCCTCGCCTCATCTGTGGACAGACTCCACAG GCTTGTGAGGAATCTCGACATGAACGTTCACAAGTTCCACCATTACGGGAAAGAATTGATCAAGAGGCTGAAAATGAGTCCAGATGCCTTCATTCAGGTGGCTCTTCAGCTGGCGTACTACAG ATGTCACGGCAGAGCAGTTTCCACCTATGAGAGCGCCTCCACACGTCGCTTTAAGGACGGCCGAGTGGACAACATTCGCTCGGCCACGCCGGAGGCCCTGGCCTTTGTTCGAGCAATGACCGACGGGAACGTGAGCGCATGT GATGCAAAGATGGAGTTGTTACAAGCCGCCATAGCAGCACAGACAAAGAATTCGACACTG GCTCTCATGGGGCTGGCAATAGACAATCACCTACTGGGATTACGCGAGATGGCACAAGATCTGAAGATTGAGAAGCCGGAGATTTTTCAAGATGAGGCCTATCGTATCAGTAATGAGTTCATTCTCTCCACAAGTCAG CTTTAG
- the chata gene encoding choline O-acetyltransferase isoform X5: MSLRKSESSKDCNATDGAPKLPLPVLKDTLDTYLRCVKHLLADEHFRKTQEAVKRFGAPGGLGELLHCKLLERREKKANWVYDYWLNDMYLSNRLALPVNSSPAMVFPLQNFTAPIDSLRFAANLISGILEYKSLLDAHALPAEYARGQPAGSPLCMEQYYRIFSSHRLPGRTRDTLVVRDGRATPDPEHVIVACKNQFFVLDVMIDFRHLNDRDLLTQLKRIAKMADNQDERQPPIGLLTSDGRTEWAEARAELIRESTNRDSLDQMERCLCLVCLDDGSKAKLTDAARAMSMLHGGGAAVSGGNRWYDKSMQFVVGADGCCGVVCEHSAFEGIVLVQCTEYLLKYMIRSPSEPVRAASVTELPAPRRLRWKCTPAVHQLLASSVDRLHRLVRNLDMNVHKFHHYGKELIKRLKMSPDAFIQVALQLAYYRCHGRAVSTYESASTRRFKDGRVDNIRSATPEALAFVRAMTDGNVSACATKKSPVASKSHLNKGAFWMKTQDLDDGLHGQTGLSTSVWMQRWSCYKPP; encoded by the exons ATGTCGCTTCGCAAGAGCGAGTCCTCCAAAGATTGCAATGCCACTGAC GGTGCGCCAAAACTGCCGCTGCCCGTGTTGAAGGACACATTGGACACCTACCTGAGATGTGTGAAACACCTGCTCGCTGACGAGCACTTCCGAAAAACCCAGGAGGCGGTGAAGCGCTTCGGCGCCCCCGGAGGTTTGGGGGAGCTACTGCACTGCAAactgctggagaggagggagaAAAAGGCCAACTGG GTGTACGACTACTGGTTGAACGACATGTACCTCAGCAACAGACTGGCGCTGCCGGTCAACTCCAGCCCCGCCATGGTGTTCCCGCTCCAGAATTTCACAGCTCCCATCGATTCTCTGAG GTTTGCTGCCAACTTGATCTCTGGAATTCTTGAGTACAAAAGTCTGCTTGATGC ACATGCGTTACCTGCCGAGTACGCCCGAGGTCAACCTGCCGGAAGCCCACTTTGTATGGAGCAGTACTATCGGATCTTTAGCTCCCACCGCCTGCCGGGCCGGACGAGGGACACGCTTGTGGTGCGCGACGGTAGAGCGACGCCAGACCCAGAACACGTCATTGTGGCTTGTAAGAACCAG TTTTTTGTGCTGGACGTGATGATCGATTTCCGGCATCTGAACGACCGAGACCTCCTGACCCAGCTGAAGAGGATTGCGAAAATGGCTGACAACCAAGACGAGCGCCAGCCGCCGATCGGTCTTCTCACCTCCGATGGCCGCACGGAGTGGGCGGAGGCTCGCGCCGAGCTCATAAGAG AGTCGACCAACAGGGATTCTTTGGACCAGATGGAACGCTGCCTGTGTTTGGTCTGTCTGGACGACGGCAGCAAGGCCAAGCTGACCGACGCCGCTCGGGCCATGTCGATGCTGCACGGGGGAGGAGCGGCCGTGAGCGGGGGCAACCGGTGGTACGACAAGAGCATGCAG TTTGTCGTAGGAGCTGACGGCTGCTGCGGAGTTGTGTGTGAGCATTCGGCGTTTGAAGGGATCGTTCTGGTGCAGTGCACGGAGTACCTTCTCAAATACAT GATCCGCAGCCCTTCCGAGCCGGTCCGGGCTGCGAGTGTGACCGAGCTGCCAGCACCGCGACGACTCCGCTGGAAATGTACCCCGGCTGTCCATCAACTCCTCGCCTCATCTGTGGACAGACTCCACAG GCTTGTGAGGAATCTCGACATGAACGTTCACAAGTTCCACCATTACGGGAAAGAATTGATCAAGAGGCTGAAAATGAGTCCAGATGCCTTCATTCAGGTGGCTCTTCAGCTGGCGTACTACAG ATGTCACGGCAGAGCAGTTTCCACCTATGAGAGCGCCTCCACACGTCGCTTTAAGGACGGCCGAGTGGACAACATTCGCTCGGCCACGCCGGAGGCCCTGGCCTTTGTTCGAGCAATGACCGACGGGAACGTGAGCGCATGT GCgaccaagaagagtccagttgcctcaaaGAGTCATCTGAATAAAGGCGCCTTTTGGATGAAGACCCAAGACCTTGATGACGGACTACACGGACAAACTGGACTGTCAACCTCGGTTTG GATGCAAAGATGGAGTTGTTACAAGCCGCCATAG